The stretch of DNA AGCTACTAACCGACTCACCGATTTTATCTAAAAATTCCATAGCTCTGCCTATCAAGCCGCGTTGATGCGACCCCGTGTCTCGGAAAGTGCGAGCAAACCCATCGCGCCGCCAGCGCGAACAAATCACGCCGGGAAACGCTAATTTCTTGTAAATTCTCTGCAGCGCGAAGTTTATATCTTGCCGCTCGCAGGGTCAATGCCGTCACTGGCGGCCAGAATTTGCCGGGATGCTTGTCCGCACCGACATTGGATTTTGACACGCGGAACCCTAGAATGACCGGCACTTGGGAAGCATCTCAAAACATGGTCCCAGCCCATGGCAGAGGGCCTTCGCACACTTGTTCCCTCCAGGGCACCGACATGTCTGAAGCGGAAAAATACCAAACCGGCGACGCTCCCGGTCCTCTTACGCACGCCGATGAAGTCATCATCAGCAGCGATACTCGCCGCGAAAACCGTGTTCCTCCCGGCCAAACCCGCACGCGCAAATGGCCCGTTTTGCATTACGGCCGGGTGCCAACCATTGAATTGGACACTTGGGAGCTAACCATCGATGGCCTCGTTGACCGGCCGTTGACGTTCTCGTGGAGCGAATTTGAAGAGTTGCCCCGTGCGCAGGTTTTCTCCGATTTTCATTGCGTGACCACCTGGTCCCGACTGGGGAATCTGTGGGAAGGTGTTGCTGTGCGGGAGCTGATGGACCGCGCCGGAGTGCAATCGGCGGCGCGATTCGTGGTGGCGCACGGTTACGACGATGGTTGGACGACCAACATGCCGCTGGAAGATTTTCTCTCGCCTGATGCGATTTTCGCCGACCGGCACGACGGCCAACCACTCAGCGCCGACCACGGCGGCCCGCTGCGTCTGGTGGTTCCGTTATTATATGCTTGGAAAAGTGCCAAGTGGCTGAAGCGGATTGAACTGGTCGCCGAGGACCGTCCCGGATTGTGGGAGCAAGCGGGCTATCACAACCACGGCGACCCCTGGACTGAAGAACGTTTCGGCGGCTAAATCCTAGTCGTCCATCATTTCAACACATTTCAAAAACCCCAATGGAGCGATCCCATGACTGTGCAACCCATTCCCGATGGCTATCACACAGCGACCCCGTACATGATCGTCGACGGCGCCGGTGAGGCGATCGCATTCTACGAGAAGGCGTTTGGTGCAACGGAATTGATGCGGATGCCCGGCCCGGATGGAAAAATCGGGCACGCCGAAATTCAGATCGGCGATTCGCGGATCATGATGTCCGATGAATACCCCGACATGGGATTCCGCGGCCCGAAGTCTTTGGGGGGAGCGGGCATCAATATGATGTTGTACGTCGAAGATTGCGACACACTCTTTGCCCAAGCCATCGCCGCCGGCGGCAAGGAACTCCGACCCTTGGCAGATCAATTCTACGGTGACCGCAGCGGAACGTTAGAAGACCCCTTCGGGCACGTCTGGACGGTCTCGACGCACAAGGAAGACCTGACCATGGAGGAGGTTGCGGCGCGGATGCCCGATGGGGATTAGTTTCGCGGTGCACATTGTGATCACGGGGTGGCAGCGATTGTGAAACAATCGGTGTGCCGCAGGCACAGGACGCCGCAATTCGGTGGTCCTCTGAGTGAGAACCGTCGAGATTCAGGCAACGCGTCAATTGCGGCTTCTTGCCGGCTGCGCCGGCCCCGATTGCGTTGCAATCGCGGCTACCCATTGGGCGTGGCTTGCTGTGTACGACCGCAAGCGGTCGGTTTGGGATTTTTAGTTGGCGGACGGTGGGTGGATGACGTCCGCCAGTTGCGTCGCCATGGTTTTTACTGTCTCCGCT from Symmachiella dynata encodes:
- a CDS encoding sulfite oxidase-like oxidoreductase, yielding MSEAEKYQTGDAPGPLTHADEVIISSDTRRENRVPPGQTRTRKWPVLHYGRVPTIELDTWELTIDGLVDRPLTFSWSEFEELPRAQVFSDFHCVTTWSRLGNLWEGVAVRELMDRAGVQSAARFVVAHGYDDGWTTNMPLEDFLSPDAIFADRHDGQPLSADHGGPLRLVVPLLYAWKSAKWLKRIELVAEDRPGLWEQAGYHNHGDPWTEERFGG
- a CDS encoding VOC family protein, which codes for MTVQPIPDGYHTATPYMIVDGAGEAIAFYEKAFGATELMRMPGPDGKIGHAEIQIGDSRIMMSDEYPDMGFRGPKSLGGAGINMMLYVEDCDTLFAQAIAAGGKELRPLADQFYGDRSGTLEDPFGHVWTVSTHKEDLTMEEVAARMPDGD